A section of the Citrus sinensis cultivar Valencia sweet orange chromosome 8, DVS_A1.0, whole genome shotgun sequence genome encodes:
- the LOC102621648 gene encoding uncharacterized protein LOC102621648 isoform X2, whose product MRLQISSSLVIKINCTPPPPFPLHIYLKIYCSLKPNNKENKSKKMGMMENTPSSISVAPLLLRNLATSIFIYADKSFLSLARKYKLLEIIRCILITFFLFILRLLASFLPSFFNSNSLYIYAPKKDNYVSASASPSADSGIARALSQLLSILNDIPVNSRKYQVVRSLAERLIDENHRDNIQALREVNRTVLSVAFSRTLGQLEAAVLELGGCGDGVVPVQCRLNRVLRAVLTRFGLGSDEVNRSGISADKLAAELLWLAEKLAACGYIDDAVGKWASASNLACLALSAEPRLQSSLVKISDFWAGHGETVSKAQGHWRPAKKRARNLRPRYQSSNSIEQADGLEKIGPQKSGRREN is encoded by the exons ATGCGCctacaaatttcttcttcattagtcatcaaaatcaactgtACGCCACCACCCCCATTTCCTTTGCATATATAtctcaaaatttattgttctcttAAGCCAAACAACAAGGAAAATAAATCGAAGAAGATGGGCATGATGGAAAACACACCCAGCAGCATCAGCGTAGCCCCTTTGCTTCTTCGtaaccttgcaacttccattTTCATCTACGCAGATAAATCGTTCTTAAGCTTAGCCAGAAAATACAAACTCCTCGAAATCATTCGATGTATACTcatcactttttttcttttcattttacgCTTGCTTGCTTCCTTTCTCCCTTCTTTTTTCAACTCCAATTCTCTCTATATTTACGCTCCCAAAAAGGACAATTACGTCTCCGCCTCAGCCTCACCCTCTGCTGACTCGGGTATCGCTCGAGCACTTTCACAGTTGTTATCAATCCTTAATGATATCCCCGTTAATTCCCGAAAGTATCAAGTTGTTAGATCTTTAGCTGAGAGGCTTATTGATGAGAATCATAGGGATAACATTCAAGCGTTACGTGAAGTCAACAGAACTGTTCTATCGGTGGCTTTTTCGAGGACACTTGGACAACTTGAAGCCGCAGTTTTGGAACTGGGTGGTTGCGGGGATGGCGTTGTCCCGGTTCAGTGCAGGTTGAACCGGGTTTTAAGGGCAGTGTTGACCcggtttggtttgggttcGGACGAGGTGAACCGGTCTGGGATCTCGGCTGACAAACTGGCAGCTGAATTGCTTTGGTTGGCTGAGAAATTGGCGGCCTGTGGTTATATTGATGATGCTGTTGGAAAGTGGGCATCGGCTTCGAATCTGGCTTGCCTTGCTCTTTCAGCTGAGCCGCGCCTCCAAAGTTCCTTGGTCAAGATCTCAG ATTTCTGGGCGGGCCATGGAGAAACGGTCAGCAAAGCCCAAGGTCACTGGAGGCCAGCGAAGAAAAGAGCCCGAAATTTGAGGCCACGATACCAATCTTCAAATTCTATTGAACAGGCGGATGGCCTCGAGAAAATTGGACCTCAAAAATCGGGGCGTCGAGAAAATTGA
- the LOC102622745 gene encoding uncharacterized protein LOC102622745 produces the protein MTRCFSFTASGDWFFRYSFSNAGLRSTSTDLGDGTVMQCWVPKFPKILKPNLLLLHGFGANAMWQYGEFLRHFTPRFNVYVPDLVFFGESYTTRADRTESFQARCVMRLMEVFCVKRMSLVGISYGGFVGYSLAAQFPKVLEKVVLCCSGVCLEENDMEEGLFPVKDIDEAANILVPQTPDKLRDLIRFSFVNSKPVRGVPSCFLTDFIDVMCTEYVQEKRELIETILKDRKFCNLPKIAQQTLIIWGEQDQIFPLELGHRLKRHIGESARLVIIENTGHAVNLEKPKELLKHLKSFLIVDSSLSSSSSPLTLMDLLQSDDL, from the exons atgacTAGATGCTTCAGCTTCACGGCTTCTGGTGATTGGTTCTTCCGATACTCCTTCTCGAACGCTGGTCTCCGTTCAACATCAACGGACCTCGGAGACGGCACCGTCATGCAGTGTTGGGTCCCTAAATTCCCAAAGATACTGAAACCGAATCTTCTCTTACTTCATGGTTTCGGAGCCAACGCGATGTGGCAATACGGGGAATTTCTCCGGCACTTCACGCCGCGATTCAACGTGTACGTTCCGGACCTGGTCTTCTTCGGAGAGTCGTACACGACGAGGGCGGACAGAACGGAGTCGTTCCAGGCACGTTGTGTGATGAGGTTGATGGAGGTGTTTTGCGTCAAGAGAATGAGCCTTGTCGGGATTAGTTACGGAGGATTTGTGGGGTACAGTTTGGCCGCACAGTTTCCCAAAGTATTGGAGAAGGTGGTGTTGTGTTGCTCTGGGGTTTGTTTAGAAGAGAATGATATGGAGGAAGGTCTATTTCCAGTTAAGGATATTGACGAGGCTGCCAACATTTTGGTTCCTCAAACGCCCGACAAACTAAGGGACCTAATCAGGTTTTCTTTTGTGAATTCTAAGCCTGTTAGAGGAGTTCCCTCTTGTTTCCTCACAGATTTCATTGAC GTCATGTGTACAGAATACGTACAAGAGAAGAGGGAATTGATCGAGACCATTTTAAAAGACAGGAAATTTTGCAATCTTCCCAAGATTGCAcag caaacattaataatatgGGGAGAACAAGATCAGATATTCCCATTGGAACTAGGGCACAGATTGAAAAG GCATATTGGTGAAAGTGCTCGGCTGGTAATAATTGAGAACACAGGGCATGCGGTTAACCTAGAAAAGCCCAAGGAATTACTGAAGCACTTAAAATCTTTTCTTATAGTTGATTCTTCactttcatcttcttcttcaccatTAACTCTCATGGATTTACTACAAAGTGACGATCTGTAG